One genomic region from Diabrotica undecimpunctata isolate CICGRU chromosome 9, icDiaUnde3, whole genome shotgun sequence encodes:
- the LOC140450825 gene encoding uncharacterized protein: MCLVVPWDVVKVVRRDLSQDGKKCYRKKRVKPDAEALEAAANEILAHSRPLREIANLYGVSKSTLGRHIQKHKVSMKATFKYEANNSTRKVFSTEQENELLTYIIKAAQWNYGVTVEEMRKLAYQYAKLNNVNYPESWDNNKTAGRQWYRCFRTSYNNKISLRKPEATSLGRMACFNKPNVLIFFDKLGEIYSRLKLIPQNVWNLDETGCPTVHKPVRVLGDIKAKQIGAATSGERGINVTMIACVSAAGTFIPPGIIFPRVHFKEHMINNAPPGTIGMATSSGWSNAELFVEYLQHFISVVKPSPENKVLLILDNHESHLSLAAIHIARDNGIVILTFPPHTSHKLQPLDRSVFGPFKNYFNNASKEWMLNHPGKPISIYDMSELIGKAFPLAFTPNNISSGFKLAGIWPFNANVFGDHEFLPAEVTNRPYKPKQTDIEETELMEVDEAIPSTSSAPCSTTGMTPEQIRPFPKVPPRKTGGR; this comes from the exons ATGTGCTTGGTTGTACCTTGGGACGTTGTTAAGGTTGTACGTAGGGACTTGTCCCAAG ATGGGAAGAAGTGCTACAGGAAAAAAAGGGTGAAACCAGATGCAGAAGCATTAGAAGCAGCTGCCAATGAGATACTGGCGCATAGTCGACCTTTGAGAGAAATAGCTAATCTGTATGGTGTTTCAAAAAGTACTCTTGGTAGGCATATTCAAAAACATAAAGTGTCTATGAAAGCGACTTTCAAGTATGAAGCGAATAATTCAACACGCAAAGTCTTCAGTACTGAACAAGAAAACGAACTGCTCACTTACATTATCAAAGCTGCACAGTGGAACTATGGCGTCACTGTTGAAGAAATGCGAAAACTAGCATATCAGTACGCCAAACTCAACAATGTGAACTACCCTGAATCATGGGATAATAATAAAACTGCTGGTAGACAATGGTACCGATGTTTTAGAACTTCTTATAATAACAAAATATCTCTTCGGAAGCCTGAAGCCACAAGCTTAGGTCGAATGGCCTGTTTCAACAAGCCAaacgttttaatattttttgataaattggGAGAAATTTATTCGAGATTAAAGTTAATACCTCAAAATGTGTGGAATCTCGATGAGACCGGCTGCCCTACTGTTCACAAGCCAGTTCGTGTGCTTGGCGATATAAAAGCTAAGCAAATTGGAGCAGCTACTTCTGGCGAGAGGGGTATTAATGTTACTATGATAGCCTGCGTTAGCGCTGCCGGAACATTTATTCCACCAGGTATAATTTTTCCACGTGTTCACTTCAAAGAGCACATGATTAACAACGCACCACCTGGAACTATTGGTATGGCAACTTCTAGTGGTTGGTCCAATGCTGAATTGTTCGTTGAATATCTTcaacatttcatttcagttgtGAAGCCATCTCCTGAAAATAAAGTGTTGCTTATCCTCGACAACCACGAAAGCCACCTCTCATTGGCTGCTATACACATAGCTAGGGATAATGGAATAGTAATTTTAACCTTTCCTCCGCATACCAGTCACAAACTTCAGCCGTTGGATAGGTCTGTGTTTGggccatttaaaaattatttcaataatgCTAGCAAAGAATGGATGCTGAACCATCCGGGAAAGCCTATATCTATTTACGACATGTCAGAGCTGATAGGAAAAGCATTCCCATTGGCGTTTACCCCAAATAACATTTCGTCAGGTTTCAAATTAGCAGGTATATGGCCATTTAATGCAAACGTGTTCGGAGACCATGAGTTCTTACCAGCTGAGGTGACCAACAGGCCATATAAACCAAAACAAACTGATATTGAAGAGACAGAACTTATGGAAGTTGATGAAGCCATACCATCAACAAGCAGTGCGCCATGTTCCACTACTGGAATGACCCCTGAACAAATTCGCCCATTTCCGAAGGTTCCACCGCGTAAGACTGGTGGAAGGTGA